The Paralichthys olivaceus isolate ysfri-2021 chromosome 9, ASM2471397v2, whole genome shotgun sequence genome contains a region encoding:
- the LOC109627246 gene encoding synaptopodin-2 isoform X2, with product MEEPCKDFHKEEDVEDSVIQERHFLPVKEEQEEDEEARYKIHEDKVTEEIPPGSNNTDPVMVGHVEEEAEINGGLSGPAPRGTFLNGCHGASGSDRAFVSTTKQTSAIINRTARPFFSPPTVQSPEAASPVMNIPPPPSYTTPPLPAYTAPQPVAFSPPPPPPSYPTPPLPAFTNHPPQAYYSSPTPMSPVMSPSSPPPSQFPVSSVSHYPPMPHYGPPKAPKPSNFAPQPSTESRPITTIKTGILEEGAVKRASRKSMFTFKEKQVVAPNPELLSLVQGADDRKKHGLRSVPEPTSEEELLALGAEASNFLAKEEDRKDEAKAPEWASCLKSSRTRPREEHRPEQTLTNVSGKGAELFAKRQSRMEKFVLDNQKAGQMRSPSPTMSLPPSWVYPSNMPGRVKAIAKNSDMSTQLSQNLKAQQAIKQKPRQKAPAPPPVPEPPPLENGCSKIEMDLSRHRPYQINSSLFTFNPVKDPISTLPRGAPPAKNMISTQTFSRQTSLPHNPPSHFRTHCMSPQLPLSPPGGAEYLSNPAPGQPKISSPMPAFSPERVSSPRSGVQAPRPTFSTKRAGIAPQTPKDSTPVETSSDTPTTTRTPSLTRRFSSPEGPASGAWTSGLQINRPSTTTSSSNRSFISPVSTPRGSRCQSPMTSQNIQFSTVNSTTSVRPSQISAATSPRSPPWGSRCQSPMVSQNTSAVVSPRPSQTPTVTTPISPPWGSRCQSPMVNQNISTVCPVSTSRPSQTATATSPISPPWGSRCQSPMVNQNTSAVCPVSTPRPSQTITATSPISPPWGSRSQSPAPSHNSLSFAATKPLYTSSATSPVPPAKDNRCMSPIVNTLDSKANHRLLAKNIINAAKRKNSPSPGALSGHSLPISPLGNSHHGYDCHKPPTSPFQSRALGARSPPFTSPPPTPTQRICSPVRLYNTRSLTDSDASVESEDSGLRSPGHSYNTCPRGWGGSLRVKRSNVSTDL from the exons ATGGAGGAACCATGTAAAGATTTCCACaaagaggaggatgtggaggatAGTGTTATCCAAGAGAGACACTTCCTGCCTGtcaaggaggagcaggaggaagacgaagaggCGAGATATAAAATCCATGAGGACAAAGTCACGGAGGAGATTCCCCCAGGAAGTAATAATACTGATCCAGTCATGGTTGGGCATGttgaagaggaggcagagataaATGGGGGGCTTTCAGGGCCGGCTCCCCGCGGAACGTTTCTTAACGGCTGTCACGGTGCCTCTGGATCAGACAGGGCGTTTGTGTCCACAACCAAGCAGACAAGTGCCATCATCAACAGAACTGCCAGGCCCTTTTTCTCCCCACCGACAGTGCAGTCTCCAGAGGCAGCCAGCCCTGTCATGAacatcccccctcctccttcctacACCACTCCTCCTCTGCCAGCTTACACTGCTCCGCAACCTGTGGCgttctcacctcctcctccacctccatcgTATCCCACGCCACCTCTACCGGCCTTCACAAACCACCCGCCGCAGGCCTACTACTCCAGTCCTACTCCAATGTCTCCAGTGATGTCGCCTTCCTCCCCTCCACCATCTCAGTTCCCAGTTTCTTCTGTATCTCACTACCCACCCATGCCTCATTATGGCCCACCCAAGGCCCCAAAGCCCTCCAACTTTGCTCCTCAGCCCTCCACAGAGAGTAGGCCAATAACAACGATCAAAACAGGGATACTTGAGGAGGGGGCGGTTAAGAGGGCAAGTAGGAAATCAATGTTCACATTCAAAGAGAAGCAGGTGGTAGCTCCGAACCCTGAGCTGCTGTCTCTGGTGCAAGGGGCGGATGACAGGAAGAAACACGGACTTAGATCTGTTCCAGAGCCAACATCTGAGGAAGAGTTACTGGCTCTGGGTGCAGAGGCCTCCAACTTCCTCGCCAAGGAAGAGGACAGGAAAGATGAGGCTAAAGCTCCAGAGTGGGCCTCCTGTCTTAAGAGCTCCAGGACCCGACCCAGAGAAGAGCACAGGCCAGAACAGACCCTCACCAATGTCTCTGGAAAGGGGGCTGAGCTGTTTGCCAAGCGTCAGTCCAGGATGGAGAAATTTGTTCTTGATAATCAGAAAGCAGGTCAAATGAGGTCTCCGTCTCCCACGATGTCTCTGCCACCATCTTGGGTTTACCCATCAAACATGCCTGGGAGAGTCAAGGCCATTGCTAAAAACTCTGACATGAGCACTCAGCTTTCACAAAACCTAAAGGCCCAACAGGCAATCAAGCAGAAACCGAGGCAAAAAGCTCCAGCACCACCTCCGGTTCCGGAGCCGCCACCCTTAGAGAATGGATGCTCCAAGATAGAGATGGACCTATCGAGGCACCGGCCCTACCAGATTAACTCGTCACTCTTCACCTTTAACCCTGTTAAGGACCCCATTAGTACGCTACCCAGAGGAGCACCACCGGCCAAGAACATGATCTCCACCCAAACGTTCTCAAGACAGACTTCCTTGCCCCACAACCCTCCCTCTCACTTCCGTACCCACTGCATGTCTCCTCAGCTGCCTCTCAGTCCCCCAGGTGGAGCAGAATATCTGTCTAATCCAGCTCCTGGGCAGCCAAAGATCAGTTCTCCTATGCCTGCCTTTTCTCCAGAGCGAGTGTCCTCTCCACGATCAGGGGTCCAGGCACCAAGGCCAACGTTTTCTACCAAGAGGGCAGGGATTGCACCACAG ACGCCAAAGGACTCAACCCCAGTTGAAACCTCAAGTGATACTCCCACAACAACCAGGACACCCAGTCTCACCAGACGTTTCAGCAGCCCAGAGGGTCCCGCCTCAGGAGCCTGGACGTCCGGCCTACAAATTAATCGCCCCTCTACCACCACCTCCAGCTCCAACCGCTCATTCATTTCCCCTGTATCCACTCCCAGGGGTTCTAGATGCCAGTCACCTATGACCAGTCAGAATATCCAGTTTTCCACTGTTAACTCAACCACATCAGTCAGACCCTCGCAGATATCTGCCGCCACCTCTCCACGCTCACCTCCTTGGGGGTCGAGATGTCAGTCCCCAATGGTAAGCCAGAATACTTCTGCTGTTGTCTCACCCAGACCCTCCCAAACACCCACAGTGACAACTCCTATCTCCCCTCCTTGGGGTTCGAGATGCCAGTCGCCGATGGTAAACCAGAATATTTCCACTGTCTGCCCCGTTTCTACATCCAGACCCTCTCAAACAGCCACAGCCACGtctcccatctctcctccttGGGGGTCGAGATGTCAGTCGCCAATGGTAAACCAGAATACTTCCGCTGTCTGCCCCGTTTCTACACCCAGACCCTCCCAAACAATCACAGCCACGTctcccatctctcctccctgGGGTTCACGTTCCCAGTCTCCAGCTCCCTCTCACAACAGTTTATCCTTTGCTGCCACCAAACCTCTGTACACATCCTCTGCCACCTCTCCTGTTCCCCCAGCCAAAGACAATCGCTGCATGTCCCCCATTGTTAATACCTTAGACTCAAAGGCCAACCATCGCCTCCTGGCAAAGAACATCATCAATGCAGCCAAACGTAAAAACAGCCCGTCCCCTGGTGCACTGAGCGGTCACAGCCTCCCCATCTCACCGCTGGGAAATTCGCACCATGGCTACGACTGTCACAAACCGCCCACGAGCCCCTTCCAGTCTCGTGCACTGGGGGCCCGGTCCCCTCCCTTCACCAGCCCACCACCAACCCCGACACAGAGGATCTGCTCCCCCGTGAGGCTTTACAACACTCGCTCCCTCACCGACTCTGATGCCTCTGTTGAGTCAGAGGACTCGGGCCTCCGGTCGCCCGGCCACTCCTACAACACCTGTCCCCGCGGCTGGGGCGGCAGCCTGAGGGTGAAGAGGAGCAACGTCTCCACTGACCTGTGA
- the LOC109627246 gene encoding synaptopodin isoform X1 codes for MEMNKGHTSIRRGVSWSPAGQRKPLQATQDTHTPGTECNALWEKTGFNKEHMSRKTNLTRSASLSEKELKEARVRSQIIAAQLTVPSNSSSRGVQLFNRRKQRVNAFTLESCGEGSEEERAENLKTTALSNKLTWAERSSEEHDRDLNLKNSATKPLLSSPVRVPTVGHIMEEPCKDFHKEEDVEDSVIQERHFLPVKEEQEEDEEARYKIHEDKVTEEIPPGSNNTDPVMVGHVEEEAEINGGLSGPAPRGTFLNGCHGASGSDRAFVSTTKQTSAIINRTARPFFSPPTVQSPEAASPVMNIPPPPSYTTPPLPAYTAPQPVAFSPPPPPPSYPTPPLPAFTNHPPQAYYSSPTPMSPVMSPSSPPPSQFPVSSVSHYPPMPHYGPPKAPKPSNFAPQPSTESRPITTIKTGILEEGAVKRASRKSMFTFKEKQVVAPNPELLSLVQGADDRKKHGLRSVPEPTSEEELLALGAEASNFLAKEEDRKDEAKAPEWASCLKSSRTRPREEHRPEQTLTNVSGKGAELFAKRQSRMEKFVLDNQKAGQMRSPSPTMSLPPSWVYPSNMPGRVKAIAKNSDMSTQLSQNLKAQQAIKQKPRQKAPAPPPVPEPPPLENGCSKIEMDLSRHRPYQINSSLFTFNPVKDPISTLPRGAPPAKNMISTQTFSRQTSLPHNPPSHFRTHCMSPQLPLSPPGGAEYLSNPAPGQPKISSPMPAFSPERVSSPRSGVQAPRPTFSTKRAGIAPQTPKDSTPVETSSDTPTTTRTPSLTRRFSSPEGPASGAWTSGLQINRPSTTTSSSNRSFISPVSTPRGSRCQSPMTSQNIQFSTVNSTTSVRPSQISAATSPRSPPWGSRCQSPMVSQNTSAVVSPRPSQTPTVTTPISPPWGSRCQSPMVNQNISTVCPVSTSRPSQTATATSPISPPWGSRCQSPMVNQNTSAVCPVSTPRPSQTITATSPISPPWGSRSQSPAPSHNSLSFAATKPLYTSSATSPVPPAKDNRCMSPIVNTLDSKANHRLLAKNIINAAKRKNSPSPGALSGHSLPISPLGNSHHGYDCHKPPTSPFQSRALGARSPPFTSPPPTPTQRICSPVRLYNTRSLTDSDASVESEDSGLRSPGHSYNTCPRGWGGSLRVKRSNVSTDL; via the exons aTTTGACCCGCAGTGCCAGTTTATCAGAGAAGGAGCTCAAAGAGGCTCGGGTCAGGAGCCAAATCATCGCCGCCCAGCTCACCGTGCCTTCCAACTCCAGCTCTAGGGGCGTGCAGCTCTTCAACCGCCGGAAGCAGAGGGTCAACGCTTTCACGCTTGAAAGCTGTGGAGAGGgctcagaggaggaaagagcagAGAATTTGAAAACCACGGCCTTGTCCAACAAATTGACAtgggcagagaggagcagtgaggaaCACGATAGAGATCTCAACTTGAAGAATAGCGCCACCAAGCCTCTTCTCTCGTCACCTGTCAGGGTACCTACAGTAGGTCACATCATGGAGGAACCATGTAAAGATTTCCACaaagaggaggatgtggaggatAGTGTTATCCAAGAGAGACACTTCCTGCCTGtcaaggaggagcaggaggaagacgaagaggCGAGATATAAAATCCATGAGGACAAAGTCACGGAGGAGATTCCCCCAGGAAGTAATAATACTGATCCAGTCATGGTTGGGCATGttgaagaggaggcagagataaATGGGGGGCTTTCAGGGCCGGCTCCCCGCGGAACGTTTCTTAACGGCTGTCACGGTGCCTCTGGATCAGACAGGGCGTTTGTGTCCACAACCAAGCAGACAAGTGCCATCATCAACAGAACTGCCAGGCCCTTTTTCTCCCCACCGACAGTGCAGTCTCCAGAGGCAGCCAGCCCTGTCATGAacatcccccctcctccttcctacACCACTCCTCCTCTGCCAGCTTACACTGCTCCGCAACCTGTGGCgttctcacctcctcctccacctccatcgTATCCCACGCCACCTCTACCGGCCTTCACAAACCACCCGCCGCAGGCCTACTACTCCAGTCCTACTCCAATGTCTCCAGTGATGTCGCCTTCCTCCCCTCCACCATCTCAGTTCCCAGTTTCTTCTGTATCTCACTACCCACCCATGCCTCATTATGGCCCACCCAAGGCCCCAAAGCCCTCCAACTTTGCTCCTCAGCCCTCCACAGAGAGTAGGCCAATAACAACGATCAAAACAGGGATACTTGAGGAGGGGGCGGTTAAGAGGGCAAGTAGGAAATCAATGTTCACATTCAAAGAGAAGCAGGTGGTAGCTCCGAACCCTGAGCTGCTGTCTCTGGTGCAAGGGGCGGATGACAGGAAGAAACACGGACTTAGATCTGTTCCAGAGCCAACATCTGAGGAAGAGTTACTGGCTCTGGGTGCAGAGGCCTCCAACTTCCTCGCCAAGGAAGAGGACAGGAAAGATGAGGCTAAAGCTCCAGAGTGGGCCTCCTGTCTTAAGAGCTCCAGGACCCGACCCAGAGAAGAGCACAGGCCAGAACAGACCCTCACCAATGTCTCTGGAAAGGGGGCTGAGCTGTTTGCCAAGCGTCAGTCCAGGATGGAGAAATTTGTTCTTGATAATCAGAAAGCAGGTCAAATGAGGTCTCCGTCTCCCACGATGTCTCTGCCACCATCTTGGGTTTACCCATCAAACATGCCTGGGAGAGTCAAGGCCATTGCTAAAAACTCTGACATGAGCACTCAGCTTTCACAAAACCTAAAGGCCCAACAGGCAATCAAGCAGAAACCGAGGCAAAAAGCTCCAGCACCACCTCCGGTTCCGGAGCCGCCACCCTTAGAGAATGGATGCTCCAAGATAGAGATGGACCTATCGAGGCACCGGCCCTACCAGATTAACTCGTCACTCTTCACCTTTAACCCTGTTAAGGACCCCATTAGTACGCTACCCAGAGGAGCACCACCGGCCAAGAACATGATCTCCACCCAAACGTTCTCAAGACAGACTTCCTTGCCCCACAACCCTCCCTCTCACTTCCGTACCCACTGCATGTCTCCTCAGCTGCCTCTCAGTCCCCCAGGTGGAGCAGAATATCTGTCTAATCCAGCTCCTGGGCAGCCAAAGATCAGTTCTCCTATGCCTGCCTTTTCTCCAGAGCGAGTGTCCTCTCCACGATCAGGGGTCCAGGCACCAAGGCCAACGTTTTCTACCAAGAGGGCAGGGATTGCACCACAG ACGCCAAAGGACTCAACCCCAGTTGAAACCTCAAGTGATACTCCCACAACAACCAGGACACCCAGTCTCACCAGACGTTTCAGCAGCCCAGAGGGTCCCGCCTCAGGAGCCTGGACGTCCGGCCTACAAATTAATCGCCCCTCTACCACCACCTCCAGCTCCAACCGCTCATTCATTTCCCCTGTATCCACTCCCAGGGGTTCTAGATGCCAGTCACCTATGACCAGTCAGAATATCCAGTTTTCCACTGTTAACTCAACCACATCAGTCAGACCCTCGCAGATATCTGCCGCCACCTCTCCACGCTCACCTCCTTGGGGGTCGAGATGTCAGTCCCCAATGGTAAGCCAGAATACTTCTGCTGTTGTCTCACCCAGACCCTCCCAAACACCCACAGTGACAACTCCTATCTCCCCTCCTTGGGGTTCGAGATGCCAGTCGCCGATGGTAAACCAGAATATTTCCACTGTCTGCCCCGTTTCTACATCCAGACCCTCTCAAACAGCCACAGCCACGtctcccatctctcctccttGGGGGTCGAGATGTCAGTCGCCAATGGTAAACCAGAATACTTCCGCTGTCTGCCCCGTTTCTACACCCAGACCCTCCCAAACAATCACAGCCACGTctcccatctctcctccctgGGGTTCACGTTCCCAGTCTCCAGCTCCCTCTCACAACAGTTTATCCTTTGCTGCCACCAAACCTCTGTACACATCCTCTGCCACCTCTCCTGTTCCCCCAGCCAAAGACAATCGCTGCATGTCCCCCATTGTTAATACCTTAGACTCAAAGGCCAACCATCGCCTCCTGGCAAAGAACATCATCAATGCAGCCAAACGTAAAAACAGCCCGTCCCCTGGTGCACTGAGCGGTCACAGCCTCCCCATCTCACCGCTGGGAAATTCGCACCATGGCTACGACTGTCACAAACCGCCCACGAGCCCCTTCCAGTCTCGTGCACTGGGGGCCCGGTCCCCTCCCTTCACCAGCCCACCACCAACCCCGACACAGAGGATCTGCTCCCCCGTGAGGCTTTACAACACTCGCTCCCTCACCGACTCTGATGCCTCTGTTGAGTCAGAGGACTCGGGCCTCCGGTCGCCCGGCCACTCCTACAACACCTGTCCCCGCGGCTGGGGCGGCAGCCTGAGGGTGAAGAGGAGCAACGTCTCCACTGACCTGTGA